The Glycine soja cultivar W05 chromosome 8, ASM419377v2, whole genome shotgun sequence genome has a window encoding:
- the LOC114422664 gene encoding uncharacterized protein LOC114422664 encodes MAHLLASNPNASQKLICSNLEYYGVRSRRGSRTTSACYRVGRKRRCGLVLQCSSTTDQDVSLQIENGSSGKLKQQFEYLVCEYGWKVRRLFENADEIKKASQVQAEAFHVPVSLFNDLFFQFFQAEVLSGLLYKLKNSPPNRYACLVAETAIDDPDSAKQLVGVIDVTVLRDQNVLQHLPPEAEEYLYISGIAVSKTFRRRKIATALLKACDMLSILWGFEFLALRAYEEDLGARKLYTNAGYQVVSRDPPWTSNWIGRKCRVLMIKRTSFSK; translated from the exons ATGGCTCATTTATTGGCGAGCAACCCCAATGCTTCACAGAAACTTATATGCTCAAACTTGGAGTACTATGGTGTTAGAAGTAGAAGAGGATCCAGAACCACGAGTGCGTGTTATAGAGTGGGAAGGAAAAGACGATGTGGTTTGGTGTTGCAATGCAGCAGCACAACTGATCAGGATGTGAGCTTGCAGATTGAGAATGGTAGCAGCGGAAAGCTTAAGCAGCAGTTTGAATATTTGGTTTGTGAATATGGGTGGAAAGTAAGAAGACTATTTGAAAACGCAGATGAGATAAAGAAGGCATCTCAAGTTCAGGCCGAAGCTTTCCATGTTCCTGTCTCTCTTTTCAATGACTTGTTCTTCCAGTTCTTTCag GCGGAAGTGCTTTCAGGGCTTCTTTACAAGCTTAAAAACTCACCTCCTAATAG GTATGCTTGTTTGGTAGCTGAGACAGCAATAGACGATCCAGATTCGGCAAAACAACTTGTAGGTGTCATAGATGTCACTGTCTTACGAGACCAAAACGTGCTCCAACATCTTCCTCCCGAAGCTGAAGAATACCTTTACATATCAGGAATAGCCGTCTCCAAAACATTCAG GAGGCGAAAAATAGCGACTGCCCTGTTGAAAGCCTGTGACATGCTTTCCATTTTGTGGGGTTTCGAGTTTCTTGCCCTTCGAGCTTATGAAGAAGATCTAGGTGCTCGCAAATTGTACACAAATGCTGGGTACCAAGTTGTGTCTCGTGATCCACCATGGACAAGTAATTGGattggaaggaaatgtcgtgTTCTTATGATCAAAAGAACTAGTTTCTCCAAATAg